A portion of the Candidatus Protochlamydia phocaeensis genome contains these proteins:
- a CDS encoding DNA polymerase, with product MSTEYADLLVAAAEKVLVNEQKIRRTLTLNNPFVVDNQLHMFPETPLETTIETTIETKEPILETTNKVCASLKDLGIELFYICNPQRLSHSLSHLLSHSPTLGLDIETYGLPEFKGDKQAGLEPRKSAIRTIQIFDGKTNVYVFDLLKLGGLDCLGKDIWECPMIAHNALFELKHLLHKGAYPKKLGCTLLADRILNGDRRELKEDLGLSRSAGLKDLAKELLGLDISKEQQTSDWSQENLTQEQLEYAALDAVLTFKLFEIQRALLTKKGLTRPYQILRDAQYSVAKMELSGIGFDIQKHKALMLTWREESERLEADIFDVIGRELNINSSKQMGEWLRDVLKETDLEAWTKTGSGALSTSTPTFKLNAHTHAVIPKIVEYRHVTKRLSAFGDSLYKFIDVSSNRLYGSFSLGMTATGRMSSYNPNMQNMPRDDFRDLFCAQDGYCLIGLDYSQQELRVAAFITQDKELLRIYQEGGDVHTNTAASILKIPREQVGKSHRQLAKAVIFGLLYGQGAKGLSIYAKRQYSVDMAEEEAQKHREGLFNTYKGLRKWQISTGKLVEITQKIKTPCGRERDFSRERLGYRYNAALNLPIQGAAAEITLHAIRRLASLICDDCRLVNVIHDEILLEVREDKAHIYAENAKEAMEHAFLDVFPNAGPYMKGLVEAKLGKTWAETK from the coding sequence ATGAGCACTGAATACGCTGATTTATTGGTTGCTGCGGCTGAAAAAGTCCTAGTTAATGAGCAAAAGATTAGACGCACACTTACTCTTAATAATCCTTTTGTTGTTGATAATCAACTACATATGTTTCCTGAGACTCCCCTAGAGACTACAATTGAGACTACAATTGAGACTAAGGAGCCTATTCTTGAGACTACAAATAAAGTTTGTGCTTCCTTGAAAGATTTGGGGATTGAGTTATTTTATATTTGTAATCCTCAAAGGCTGTCTCATAGCTTGTCTCATCTTTTATCTCACTCGCCGACTTTAGGTTTAGACATTGAAACATATGGTTTGCCAGAGTTTAAGGGTGATAAACAAGCGGGATTAGAGCCTCGTAAATCTGCTATTAGAACAATACAGATTTTTGATGGGAAAACTAATGTCTACGTGTTTGATCTTCTGAAATTAGGTGGTTTAGATTGTTTGGGTAAGGATATTTGGGAATGTCCCATGATTGCACATAATGCGCTCTTTGAGCTTAAGCATCTGCTTCATAAAGGGGCATATCCCAAGAAGCTAGGATGTACCCTTCTTGCAGATCGTATACTTAATGGCGATAGGCGCGAATTAAAAGAGGATTTAGGGCTTAGTCGATCAGCTGGATTAAAGGACTTAGCCAAAGAGCTATTAGGTTTAGACATCTCAAAAGAACAACAAACTTCCGATTGGTCGCAAGAAAATCTTACTCAGGAACAATTAGAGTATGCCGCTTTAGATGCTGTTTTGACTTTTAAATTGTTTGAGATTCAAAGAGCCCTTTTAACTAAAAAAGGACTTACAAGACCTTATCAAATTTTGCGCGATGCTCAATATTCCGTAGCTAAAATGGAGCTCTCGGGAATTGGTTTTGACATTCAAAAACATAAAGCTTTAATGCTGACTTGGCGTGAAGAAAGTGAACGTCTAGAAGCCGATATTTTTGACGTGATAGGGCGAGAGTTAAATATTAATAGCAGTAAACAAATGGGCGAATGGCTGCGGGATGTGCTAAAAGAAACTGATTTAGAAGCCTGGACAAAAACAGGTAGCGGGGCACTTAGCACAAGTACACCGACCTTTAAACTTAATGCGCATACGCATGCCGTTATCCCAAAGATTGTTGAGTATAGGCATGTGACTAAACGGTTAAGCGCTTTTGGTGATAGTCTTTATAAATTCATTGATGTTTCCTCGAATCGTTTATATGGCTCTTTTTCTTTGGGGATGACAGCAACAGGACGCATGTCTAGCTATAATCCAAATATGCAAAACATGCCGCGCGATGATTTTCGCGATCTCTTTTGTGCTCAAGATGGTTATTGTTTGATTGGGCTCGATTATAGTCAACAAGAGCTTCGTGTAGCCGCATTTATTACCCAGGATAAAGAATTATTACGTATTTACCAAGAGGGCGGTGATGTTCATACGAATACTGCGGCGTCTATTCTTAAAATTCCTAGAGAACAAGTTGGAAAATCTCACAGGCAGCTTGCTAAAGCCGTGATCTTTGGTCTCCTTTATGGCCAAGGAGCGAAAGGTTTATCTATCTATGCCAAAAGACAATACAGCGTAGATATGGCAGAGGAAGAAGCGCAAAAGCATAGGGAAGGCCTTTTTAATACATATAAGGGTCTGCGTAAGTGGCAAATATCTACCGGAAAACTTGTAGAAATTACCCAGAAGATTAAAACGCCGTGTGGAAGAGAGCGTGATTTTAGTCGAGAGAGGCTTGGATATCGTTATAACGCAGCTTTAAACTTACCTATTCAGGGCGCCGCTGCTGAAATAACGCTACATGCAATTAGGCGTTTAGCATCTTTAATTTGTGATGATTGCAGGCTTGTAAATGTGATTCATGATGAGATACTTTTAGAGGTTCGAGAGGATAAGGCACATATATATGCTGAAAACGCTAAGGAAGCTATGGAACATGCTTTTCTTGACGTGTTCCCAAATGCGGGACCATACATGAAAGGGCTTGTTGAAGCAAAGCTTGGGAAGACGTGGGCAGAAACGAAATAA